The genomic region GTCCCTTTTCGGCAACGTAACGGAAAATCCAGGAAACCTGATACCTTTCTGTCAGGGGACCCCGGCGAAACGAACGGAAGAGCATATCAAAGCCTTCATCGCACCCGTCATTGGCGAGAGTGAGAAGGACATCACGAAACAGGTCATGGATGTCCTGTTTTGTCCCGGGGCCCGCATCCCTCAGGGGATGCCGGATTGATCCGGTGTTGAGAATTGTCTCGCAGATCCACTGCACAATCCCGGGTTTTTTCTCCTTTATGGAAACAGCAATGATCCCGGCCAGAAGATCCGCAGGGGGTCTTTCCCCATACCGATCCACCAGCCGTGCATACAGGTCATGCAGATTTCTGATCCTGACATAGTCTTCAGGGTTTTCAGGGGCTTCGGGACCGGTTTCAGCCATGGCCGGCTGCAGGTCAGTGTTCATGGGTGTTTTTCCTGTGACAGGGCTGGTGATTCAGACAGAAGGCCCCCTGCAGGCCAGGGCTGTTTCAGGGGACGGCACAACATAGGGCCTCAGTCTCTCCACTGCGATATCCAGACGGTCCGCTTCCCTGGAAACAGCAACAACCTGTCTGCGGCGCCAGGCCTGCAGAAAAGCTGCAAATGCCCTGACACGGCTGTCAGCCTGCTTTCCAAAGGATGTTCTGCCATCGGCATATGGATTCCTGAAAGCTGCTGCTTTCCACAGATCCTGGATACTAACTGATACATTTTCCATAAATTTCCGGAGTCCGGTTTTATCTGATTCTTTTTCCCACATCCTGATTTCCTTCACGGCAAGTTCCAGGGCCCTGAACTGCAGGACAACACTGAAATACCCGGGAGGATTTTCTATCCGGGACCGACGTTCCTGTGGATCCTGTATTTCGCTGACAATCCGGGACCACAGCCCTGCCATACGAATTTCTTCATCATGCGAAAAGCAGGCAGGATTTCCGATCCTTATCAGGTCATGCCATTTGTCCAGCCTTTCCGCGGGAGGAAACCGGAAGATCAGGTCTTCAACCTGTCCAAAGCATGTCTGGCGCTTTCCTGTTTCTTCCGGTCTGTATTTCAGGCCATCCGCACACAGGTAAAACCCTGCTTCCAGTGTTGTCCTGTCAGATGTCTGTGTCATTTTTTTCTCTCCGGATCACAGGTATAAAAAAGCGTCCGCCCGGATTGTACCCGGGCGGACTGAAACTATTCTGAAAATTCTCCTGCCAGGGGGCCGGGGGCGTTGTCAGTTTTCGTCACACCCGCACAAGGCGGGGGTCTGGTATGCCGCGCAGCCGCGCGGCATACTGTCATCCTCCGGTCAGGCCGGAGGATGACAGTACAGGGATATGGAAAGATCCTCATGGGAGTGAAACAGGAAATCCGGCACCATTCCCTTCAAAAAAACACCCGCCCGGAAGGTGTCCGGACGGGTGCTTGCAGTTCAGGACAATTCCCGCAGGGGAATTATTCCTTTTTGGCCTTTTTCAGGGCGGCCCCCAGGATATCGCCCAGGGAGGCGCCGCTGTCGGCCGAGCCATATTCGGCCATGGCCTGTTTCTCTTCCTCGATTTCCCGGGCCTTGACGGACAGGGAGACCTTGCGGCTGGCCCGGTCGACCTGGGTCAGCCTGGCGTCGACCTTGTCACCGACGGCAAAGCGCTCGGGCCGCTGTTCCGCGCGATCACGGGACAGGTCAGAGCGCTTGATGAAGCCGTTATATTCGCCATCCGAGAGGGAAACCTCCAGACCCCCATCCGTCACGGCGGTAATCGTACAGGTCACAACCTCGCCTTTTTTCAGGCCACCGGAGGAGGAACCAGAAGCCGCGGCGGCCGCGACAGACTCGGCCGGCTCCTCGGTCAGCTGCTTGATCCCCAGGGCCACGCGTTCCTTTTCCGGATCCACATCCAGAACCTTGACCTTTACGGTCTGGCCCTTGCTGTAGTCCTTGATGGCCTCTTCGCCCGGGCGGCTCCAGTCCAGGTCGGACATGTGGACCATGCCGTCAATCTCGCCGGGCAGACCCACAAACAGGCCGAATTCGGCGATGTTGCGGATCTCGCCTTCCAGAAGGGTGCCGGCGGGATATTTCGTGGCAAAGTCAGCCCAGGGATTTTCGGCCAGCTGCTTGATGCCAAGGCTGATGCGGCGCTTCTGCAGGTCCACATCCAGCACGACCACTTCCACTTCCTGGGAGGTGGAGACGATCTTGCCCGGATGCACGTTCTTGCGCGTCCAGGACATTTCGGACACATGGACCAGACCCTCGATGCCGGGCTCCAGCTCGACAAACGCACCGTAGTCGGTAATGTTCGTGACGCGCCCCTTGAGGCGGGTGCCCTGCGGATAGCGGGCATCAACACCCTGCCACGGATCGGACTCCAGCTGTTTCATGCCAAGGCTGATACGCTGGGTTTCCGGGTTGAAGCGGATGACCTGCACGGTGACAGGCTGGCCGATGGACAGCGCCTCGGACGGATGGGCAATGCGGCGCCAGGCGATGTCGGTGACGTGCAGAAGCCCGTCCACGCCACCCAGATCCACGAACGCACCATAATCGGTAATGTTCTTGACCACGCCCTGCAGGACCTGGCCCTCGCGCAGGCTGGCCACCAGTTCGGACCGGGCCTCGGCGCGGCTTTCTTCCAGAACAGCGCGGCGGGAAACGACGATATTGCCCCGCTGCCTGTCCATTTTCAGGATCTGGAAGGGCTGTTCGGTGCCCATGAGGGGCGTGATGTCCTTGACGGGGCGGATGTCCACCTGGCTGCCGGGCAGGAAGGCCACGGCGCCACTGATATCCACGGTAAAGCCACCCTTGACCTTGCCAAAGATGATGCCGGTGACGCGCTTCTGTTCCTGGAAGGATTTTTCCAGAACGGTCCAGGCTTCTTCCCGCTTGGCCTTTTCGCGGGACAGCATGACCTCGCCGTTGCGGTCTTCCATGCGTTCCAGGAACACCTCGACGGTGTCGCCCGCTTTCAGTTCGGGAGCCTGGCCATTGACGACGAATTCCTTCAGGGCCACACGGCCTTCGGATTTCAGGCCCACATCAAGAACGATCGAGTCCTTCTCGACGGCGATAACACGGCCCTTGATGACAGAGCCTTCGAGGTTGTTGGCCGAGCCAAACGATTCCTCCAGAAGGGCGGCGAAGCTTTCCTTTTCAGGAGCGGCCTTTGCAGATGCGGTTTTTGCGGATGTTTTTGCCATGGAGTCTCCTTGTGTGAATGGACGAAAGATGCCGCTGGCGTGTTCCGGCAGTCTTCCGTGCGCAGGGCA from Pseudomonadota bacterium harbors:
- the rpsA gene encoding 30S ribosomal protein S1, yielding MAKTSAKTASAKAAPEKESFAALLEESFGSANNLEGSVIKGRVIAVEKDSIVLDVGLKSEGRVALKEFVVNGQAPELKAGDTVEVFLERMEDRNGEVMLSREKAKREEAWTVLEKSFQEQKRVTGIIFGKVKGGFTVDISGAVAFLPGSQVDIRPVKDITPLMGTEQPFQILKMDRQRGNIVVSRRAVLEESRAEARSELVASLREGQVLQGVVKNITDYGAFVDLGGVDGLLHVTDIAWRRIAHPSEALSIGQPVTVQVIRFNPETQRISLGMKQLESDPWQGVDARYPQGTRLKGRVTNITDYGAFVELEPGIEGLVHVSEMSWTRKNVHPGKIVSTSQEVEVVVLDVDLQKRRISLGIKQLAENPWADFATKYPAGTLLEGEIRNIAEFGLFVGLPGEIDGMVHMSDLDWSRPGEEAIKDYSKGQTVKVKVLDVDPEKERVALGIKQLTEEPAESVAAAAASGSSSGGLKKGEVVTCTITAVTDGGLEVSLSDGEYNGFIKRSDLSRDRAEQRPERFAVGDKVDARLTQVDRASRKVSLSVKAREIEEEKQAMAEYGSADSGASLGDILGAALKKAKKE